The following proteins are encoded in a genomic region of Dyadobacter sp. UC 10:
- a CDS encoding GumC family protein produces the protein MAGSTDFYAEEEKAFDLNEYLRRYVRFWYLFPLFLVLSLIAAFFYLQVTPPTYLSKATLLVKDEKKGIESDNGIMEDMAQFAGNKLVENEIEILKSQTLMDQVVKGLGLDIACYAMDGLKTVDLYKNSPVIVKPDLISEFALKNPMTIRIVDENHFQINDETPKFAYGQKLRNAWGIFKVEKGASSDFTDIEVKFSDAKALASGMMARLIIDKQNIKSTVLLLTFEDPSMQRGKDVLNELLDVYIQSSLNDKNSEASNTLKFIESRLGLITGELGDVERDVESYKRNQGLTDVSTESNLFLENIKENDARLNDVNIKLGVLESVENYIRNAGAGAVAPATYLINDPVLVSLLNKFNELQLQKERYARTTTENNPIVETITTQLASTKQAITENLQNLRRGMDVTKQSLESVNNKFSAGLRSIPQKEREFVGIKRQQSIKEGLYLYLLQKREETALAYASTVTDTRLVDAPSASSAVVSPQKNLVWFGAGIIGLIIPAILINILILLNNTVQTREEIERLTHASILGEIGVMKSTKNQPQEAIIKMTSRNAVAEQFRALRTNLQYLGNGRCRKILFTSSIGAEGKSFVSVNLAASLAYSDKRVILIGLDLRKPTLHERLEVANLKGASNYLVGQNNLQDLIQATGVHPRFDVLTSGPIPPNPSELLGNGRLAAMLNELSTQYDYVLIDAPPFGLVTDASIIAEHVDATLYLVRFNYTLRDHLKRISDLQRNKRFNNLSIIFNGVNYGAGYGYGYGYGGYGYGYYAEAEVSTSKLQQVESRLRKLVRKS, from the coding sequence ATGGCAGGATCAACTGATTTTTATGCAGAAGAGGAAAAGGCATTTGACCTTAACGAGTACCTCCGCCGATATGTAAGGTTTTGGTATTTATTTCCGTTGTTCTTAGTGCTTTCCTTAATAGCGGCTTTTTTTTACCTCCAGGTTACTCCTCCAACTTATTTGTCGAAAGCTACCCTTTTGGTCAAAGATGAAAAAAAGGGTATCGAGAGTGATAACGGCATCATGGAGGATATGGCTCAATTTGCAGGAAACAAATTGGTGGAAAATGAAATAGAAATTCTCAAATCGCAAACATTGATGGACCAGGTCGTAAAGGGGCTTGGACTTGATATCGCGTGTTATGCGATGGACGGATTAAAGACTGTCGACCTTTATAAAAACAGTCCTGTCATTGTGAAACCAGACCTGATTTCGGAATTCGCTTTAAAGAATCCTATGACTATCCGCATTGTGGATGAAAACCATTTCCAGATTAACGATGAAACTCCAAAATTTGCTTATGGCCAAAAGCTTCGAAATGCCTGGGGGATTTTTAAAGTAGAAAAGGGTGCGTCATCGGATTTCACAGATATTGAAGTGAAATTCTCAGATGCAAAGGCACTTGCTTCCGGTATGATGGCCCGGCTCATTATCGACAAACAGAATATTAAGAGTACTGTTTTGCTTTTGACTTTCGAAGACCCTTCCATGCAACGCGGAAAGGATGTTTTGAATGAATTGCTGGACGTTTACATCCAATCGTCATTAAATGACAAGAACAGCGAGGCAAGTAATACTTTGAAATTTATAGAAAGCCGGCTAGGCCTGATTACCGGTGAATTGGGAGATGTTGAGAGGGACGTTGAGTCATACAAACGGAACCAGGGGTTGACCGATGTGAGTACGGAATCTAACCTGTTCTTAGAAAACATTAAAGAGAACGACGCCAGGTTAAATGATGTCAACATCAAACTAGGCGTTCTGGAAAGTGTCGAAAATTACATAAGGAATGCTGGTGCAGGCGCAGTGGCCCCTGCTACCTACCTGATCAATGATCCCGTGTTGGTTTCGTTACTCAATAAATTTAATGAGCTTCAACTTCAAAAGGAGCGTTATGCGAGGACTACCACGGAAAACAACCCGATTGTCGAGACTATCACCACTCAGCTTGCCAGCACCAAACAGGCAATAACAGAAAACCTTCAAAACTTACGAAGGGGAATGGATGTGACAAAGCAAAGCCTCGAATCAGTCAATAATAAATTTTCGGCGGGCCTGAGAAGCATTCCTCAAAAAGAGCGGGAATTCGTTGGAATCAAGAGACAGCAATCAATTAAAGAAGGACTCTATCTCTATTTGTTACAAAAGCGAGAAGAAACGGCCCTTGCGTATGCTTCAACAGTGACAGATACAAGGTTGGTAGATGCCCCTTCTGCTTCATCAGCAGTCGTATCTCCACAAAAAAATCTCGTCTGGTTCGGTGCCGGAATCATTGGATTGATCATTCCGGCTATTTTAATCAATATTCTGATTCTCCTTAATAATACAGTTCAGACCCGGGAGGAGATCGAGCGTCTGACCCACGCCTCGATTCTTGGCGAAATAGGTGTCATGAAGAGCACCAAGAATCAGCCTCAGGAAGCTATAATAAAGATGACCAGCCGCAATGCTGTCGCAGAACAGTTTCGTGCACTCAGGACCAATTTGCAGTACTTAGGGAATGGCAGATGTAGGAAAATCCTGTTTACTTCTTCTATCGGTGCAGAAGGAAAAAGTTTTGTCAGCGTCAACCTTGCCGCCAGTCTCGCTTACTCCGACAAGCGTGTTATTCTCATAGGGCTCGATCTTCGGAAACCTACTCTGCATGAACGCCTGGAAGTCGCCAACTTGAAAGGAGCATCCAACTATCTGGTTGGCCAGAACAATTTGCAGGATCTTATTCAGGCAACCGGAGTGCATCCCAGATTTGACGTCCTGACAAGCGGTCCTATTCCTCCCAATCCATCTGAGTTACTTGGAAATGGAAGACTTGCTGCCATGCTCAATGAACTAAGCACGCAATATGACTATGTTCTGATTGACGCTCCCCCGTTCGGTCTTGTTACCGACGCTTCGATCATCGCAGAACACGTAGATGCAACTCTTTATCTTGTTCGTTTTAATTACACGCTACGCGATCATTTGAAACGAATTTCTGATTTGCAACGCAACAAGCGTTTTAATAACCTCTCGATCATTTTTAACGGGGTCAACTACGGTGCCGGATATGGATATGGTTATGGTTATGGCGGCTACGGATACGGTTATTATGCAGAAGCAGAGGTTTCCACAAGCAAGCTGCAGCAAGTAGAATCGAGACTGAGAAAGCTCGTCCGCAAAAGCTAA
- a CDS encoding UDP-glucose dehydrogenase family protein, with protein sequence MKLAVVGTGYVGLVTGTCFAETGNQVTCVDIDTKKVSQLQNGEIPIYEPGLDILFDRNIAEGRLSFTTNLKEGIEGAEIIFLALPTPPGEDGSADLKYILKVADDLGPLLTQYTVIVDKSTVPVGTAEKVHARIAKNATVGFDVVSNPEFLREGVAVEDFMKPDRVVVGTTSESAKKLIEKLYAPLVRQGNPVIFMDERSAEMTKYAANSFLALKITFMNEIANLCELVGANVDDIRRGIGTDSRIGKRFLFAGIGYGGSCFPKDVQALAKTSADYGYDFRTLKSVMAVNDDQKKKLIPIVREYFDGSLHGKTIAVWGLAFKPYTDDIREAPALENIKALLSEGANVTVYDPEAMDNVKQIIPNITFCHTAYAALDDADALMIFTEWPQFRTPDFTKMGKLLKEKVIFDGRNLYELNQMQDLGFTYYSIGREALNVKEVIDL encoded by the coding sequence ATGAAACTAGCAGTAGTCGGAACGGGATATGTAGGCCTTGTTACAGGTACATGTTTCGCAGAAACTGGAAATCAGGTAACCTGTGTGGATATTGACACAAAAAAGGTTAGTCAATTACAAAACGGCGAAATTCCAATATATGAGCCTGGATTAGATATTCTTTTTGATAGGAATATAGCAGAAGGGCGCCTGAGCTTCACTACCAATCTGAAAGAAGGTATTGAAGGGGCAGAAATAATATTTCTCGCCCTCCCTACTCCACCTGGTGAGGATGGATCAGCTGATTTGAAATACATATTGAAGGTGGCAGACGATTTAGGACCACTTCTAACGCAATACACTGTAATAGTTGACAAAAGCACAGTTCCTGTCGGTACCGCAGAAAAAGTGCATGCCCGGATCGCAAAAAATGCAACGGTGGGTTTTGATGTCGTTTCTAATCCCGAATTTCTGCGTGAAGGTGTCGCTGTTGAAGACTTTATGAAGCCTGACAGAGTCGTTGTCGGAACCACTTCTGAATCGGCAAAAAAGTTGATTGAGAAGCTCTATGCTCCGCTGGTACGTCAGGGAAATCCGGTGATTTTTATGGATGAGCGCTCAGCGGAAATGACTAAATACGCGGCTAACTCGTTTTTGGCACTCAAAATTACCTTCATGAATGAAATTGCCAACCTTTGCGAACTTGTCGGTGCTAATGTGGATGATATTCGTCGTGGAATTGGCACAGACAGCAGAATAGGGAAGCGTTTTCTATTCGCAGGTATAGGGTATGGCGGCAGCTGCTTTCCCAAAGATGTACAGGCATTAGCAAAAACCTCGGCAGACTATGGCTATGACTTTCGTACATTGAAGTCCGTAATGGCAGTGAATGATGATCAGAAGAAAAAACTCATCCCGATCGTCCGTGAATACTTCGATGGAAGTCTTCACGGCAAGACTATTGCTGTTTGGGGATTAGCCTTCAAACCATACACGGACGACATACGCGAGGCACCTGCGTTAGAAAATATTAAAGCTTTACTGTCAGAAGGAGCCAACGTAACTGTTTATGACCCGGAAGCAATGGATAATGTGAAACAGATCATTCCGAACATCACATTTTGCCATACAGCTTATGCGGCATTGGACGATGCTGATGCGCTTATGATTTTCACCGAATGGCCCCAGTTCCGAACGCCTGATTTCACTAAAATGGGCAAGCTGCTAAAAGAAAAGGTAATCTTCGATGGACGTAATCTGTATGAACTAAACCAAATGCAGGATCTTGGCTTCACATATTACAGTATCGGACGTGAGGCACTAAACGTAAAGGAGGTAATTGACCTATAA
- the gmd gene encoding GDP-mannose 4,6-dehydratase produces the protein MSKVALITGVTGQDGAYLAELLLDKGYTVHGIKRRSSLFNTDRIDHLYEDPHVNDPRFILHYGDLTDSMNLTRIIQEVQPDEIYNLAAMSHVQVSFEMPEYTANADGIGTLRILEAVRLLGLTKKTKIYQASTSELYGLVQAVPQSETTPFYPRSPYAVAKLYGYWITVNYREAYDMFACNGILFNHESPLRGETFVTRKITRAAAKIVLGLQDCLYMGNIDAQRDWGHAKDYVEAMYLILQQEKPEDFVIATGVTTRVREFIRLTFAFLGVDLEFSGTAENETGKILSLNIDRLTELGINTGDHLKPGNTVLKIDPRYYRPTEVELLIGDPTKSQTKLNWKPKYTLETLIEDMAAADLKLFQKDQILLKEGFGVLNYFE, from the coding sequence ATGTCAAAAGTCGCATTAATCACAGGTGTAACCGGGCAAGACGGAGCATATCTGGCAGAGTTACTGCTTGATAAAGGTTATACAGTCCATGGAATCAAACGGAGAAGCTCTCTCTTTAATACGGACCGCATAGATCATCTTTATGAAGATCCGCATGTGAATGACCCGAGATTCATTCTCCACTATGGAGATCTTACGGATTCGATGAACCTTACCCGAATAATTCAGGAAGTTCAACCGGATGAAATTTACAATCTGGCTGCCATGAGTCATGTGCAGGTGAGTTTTGAGATGCCTGAGTATACTGCAAATGCAGATGGAATTGGCACCCTAAGGATCCTGGAAGCAGTTCGTTTACTGGGTTTGACTAAAAAGACGAAAATCTACCAGGCCTCCACTTCCGAGCTTTATGGATTGGTTCAGGCTGTTCCGCAATCCGAAACCACACCTTTTTATCCAAGATCGCCATACGCTGTTGCCAAACTGTACGGGTATTGGATTACCGTGAATTATCGAGAAGCATATGACATGTTCGCTTGCAATGGCATTCTGTTCAACCATGAATCGCCCCTGCGCGGAGAAACTTTTGTAACTAGAAAAATCACCAGAGCGGCTGCCAAGATAGTTCTGGGGCTTCAAGATTGCCTCTATATGGGGAACATTGACGCGCAACGCGATTGGGGGCATGCCAAGGACTATGTGGAGGCCATGTATTTGATTTTGCAGCAGGAAAAGCCGGAGGATTTTGTGATTGCAACCGGGGTAACTACCAGGGTACGTGAGTTTATCAGACTAACTTTTGCCTTTTTAGGCGTTGACTTGGAATTTTCCGGAACGGCCGAAAACGAAACAGGAAAGATTTTGTCGCTAAACATTGACAGACTTACTGAATTAGGAATTAATACCGGAGATCACCTGAAGCCCGGTAATACTGTTCTAAAAATCGACCCGAGATATTATCGACCAACTGAGGTGGAATTGTTGATAGGAGATCCAACCAAATCTCAAACCAAGCTCAATTGGAAGCCTAAATATACCCTGGAAACACTCATAGAAGATATGGCCGCTGCCGATTTGAAACTTTTTCAAAAAGATCAAATTTTGCTGAAAGAAGGTTTTGGCGTACTGAATTACTTTGAATAG
- a CDS encoding MBOAT family O-acyltransferase, translating to MIFLPAVFLIYWFVVNKSLKTQNVFLLLSSYFFYGCWDWRFVFLLAFSTFLDYFSGLKIHNTDTAIEKKVWLFTAVIVNISFLGFFKYFNFFSESFATLLHSFGMEAHATTLSVILPVGISFYTFHGLSYVFDIYNGKIEPTRNFVDYSLFVSFFPLLVAGPIERATHLLPQVEKPRVFNYTRVVDGLRQILWGFFKKVVIADNCAEYANSAFNNTADASPLTLIFGAIFFAFQIYGDFSGYSDIALGTARLFGFELLKNFSFPYFSRDIAEFWRRWHISLSSWFRDYLYIPLGGSKGSMWMKVRNTFIIFLVSGFWHGANWTFIVWGAINALFILPSIVLKTNRRNMETVAQGKLLPSFRELIAMGTTFSITVLAWIFFRAESLKHAFSYIAGIFSGSFTRSPQSGYRLILMLIVPFMIIEWLGRENNYALEKLGFRWSRIARWSFYASVIFIIGIYMQTEETAFIYFQF from the coding sequence ATGATTTTCCTGCCAGCGGTCTTTCTGATCTACTGGTTCGTTGTCAATAAATCATTAAAAACACAAAACGTCTTTTTATTGCTCAGCAGCTATTTCTTTTATGGTTGCTGGGACTGGCGTTTTGTGTTTCTACTGGCCTTTTCGACTTTCCTCGATTATTTCTCAGGATTAAAAATTCATAATACCGATACAGCAATCGAAAAAAAAGTATGGCTTTTTACGGCTGTTATTGTCAACATTAGCTTCCTGGGTTTTTTTAAATATTTCAACTTTTTCTCGGAGTCTTTCGCTACTCTTCTGCATTCCTTCGGAATGGAAGCACACGCTACAACTTTATCTGTTATCCTTCCGGTAGGCATTTCATTCTATACCTTTCACGGTTTATCATATGTATTTGATATTTACAACGGCAAAATTGAGCCAACAAGAAACTTTGTTGACTATTCTTTATTTGTAAGCTTTTTCCCATTGTTGGTAGCGGGTCCGATCGAACGGGCGACCCACCTTCTTCCACAAGTAGAAAAACCCCGCGTATTCAATTATACACGGGTGGTGGACGGCCTAAGGCAAATTTTATGGGGTTTTTTCAAAAAAGTCGTTATCGCGGATAACTGTGCGGAATATGCCAATTCCGCCTTTAATAATACTGCGGACGCCTCTCCCCTAACTTTAATTTTTGGAGCAATTTTCTTCGCTTTTCAGATATATGGTGATTTTTCGGGTTATTCTGACATTGCTTTGGGTACCGCCCGCCTATTTGGTTTCGAATTGTTAAAAAACTTTTCCTTTCCCTACTTCTCTCGTGACATTGCCGAATTTTGGCGCAGATGGCACATTTCCCTATCCTCCTGGTTTCGCGACTATCTCTATATTCCATTGGGAGGAAGTAAAGGAAGCATGTGGATGAAAGTTCGCAACACGTTTATCATTTTTTTGGTTAGTGGTTTTTGGCACGGAGCAAACTGGACATTTATCGTTTGGGGAGCAATCAATGCTCTTTTCATTCTCCCATCAATTGTCCTGAAAACGAATAGGAGGAATATGGAAACAGTTGCTCAGGGCAAACTATTACCTTCCTTCAGAGAATTAATAGCGATGGGAACAACCTTTTCCATAACTGTTCTCGCTTGGATATTTTTTCGCGCAGAAAGTTTAAAACATGCATTCTCATATATCGCCGGCATATTCTCAGGTTCTTTCACAAGGTCTCCACAATCTGGATACCGACTAATCTTAATGCTAATTGTACCCTTTATGATTATTGAATGGCTGGGGCGTGAGAATAACTATGCCCTTGAAAAACTTGGCTTTCGCTGGAGTCGCATTGCAAGATGGTCTTTTTATGCATCAGTGATTTTTATCATCGGAATATATATGCAGACAGAAGAAACTGCATTTATTTATTTCCAATTCTAA
- a CDS encoding lipopolysaccharide biosynthesis protein, producing MKASKKLVVSGVFWNSLQLVVNQSFAFVIRLVLAKMLVPEQFGLIGMATVFTGLVQVLNDIGIGAALIQKKDDSLREAHYHTSFWTGIGWSLFLYTFICLIFGPLAAKFYNEPLLVKLIPVLSIGIISGPINLVHKAQLTKQMNFKKMAFIDNSSNIAAGSISLILAFSGAGVWSLAFNSVASIVIAMPLYFAATKWRPKFIWEADAFKDVFGFGVYTVGTSVVNYLINNIDYLFIGKLLSAQALGAYTFAFVLTDTFRSRLMSVINNVMYPIYGQKQSDSESLKRYYLLVLNYNSIFIYPIMVFMAVLGEPFILNFFGTKWSDSTAPLQILSLSVMVHMMVNSNTALIRGMGRPDLELKLQIFKAVLFIPTLIFGIVNYGIVGAAWAVLINKVLAVIIAQYTFNRLLNIKISTLEFFTAVKAPWLAAAVSFLVSYFLFKILKTYYLFSAFALFVSYCFVIWLLLGEQLRRQYQQYLDSKT from the coding sequence ATGAAGGCTTCGAAAAAACTTGTTGTGAGTGGTGTTTTTTGGAATAGTCTCCAACTTGTGGTTAATCAATCCTTTGCTTTCGTTATCCGCCTCGTTCTGGCAAAAATGCTTGTTCCGGAACAATTTGGACTCATAGGAATGGCAACCGTCTTCACGGGACTTGTTCAGGTCTTAAATGACATAGGAATCGGCGCTGCACTCATTCAGAAAAAGGATGACAGTTTACGAGAAGCACACTATCATACTTCTTTTTGGACCGGTATAGGCTGGTCTCTTTTCCTCTACACTTTTATTTGTTTAATTTTTGGGCCGCTCGCGGCAAAATTCTACAACGAACCGCTATTGGTTAAGCTAATTCCTGTACTTAGTATCGGTATTATCTCCGGACCGATCAATCTGGTTCACAAGGCCCAATTAACCAAGCAAATGAATTTTAAAAAGATGGCCTTCATCGATAATTCCTCGAATATTGCTGCGGGTTCGATTTCTCTCATTCTCGCATTCAGCGGTGCGGGAGTCTGGTCACTTGCATTCAATTCGGTGGCATCTATTGTGATTGCAATGCCTCTTTACTTTGCAGCCACGAAGTGGCGACCCAAGTTTATATGGGAGGCGGATGCTTTCAAAGATGTTTTTGGATTCGGCGTCTATACGGTCGGAACCAGCGTAGTCAATTACCTGATTAATAACATCGATTATCTGTTCATCGGTAAATTACTAAGTGCTCAGGCATTAGGGGCTTATACATTTGCATTTGTACTTACTGACACATTCAGAAGTCGCTTAATGAGTGTGATTAATAATGTGATGTATCCTATTTATGGTCAGAAACAATCGGATTCTGAATCACTGAAACGTTATTATTTACTGGTGCTAAATTACAATAGCATTTTTATTTACCCCATAATGGTATTTATGGCAGTTCTTGGAGAGCCTTTTATCCTAAATTTTTTTGGTACAAAATGGAGCGATTCTACTGCACCGCTACAAATCCTGAGCCTGTCAGTAATGGTTCACATGATGGTGAACAGCAATACTGCACTGATACGTGGAATGGGCCGTCCTGACCTAGAACTGAAACTTCAAATTTTTAAGGCGGTACTATTCATTCCTACTCTTATTTTTGGAATCGTCAACTACGGCATAGTTGGAGCAGCGTGGGCTGTATTAATAAACAAGGTTCTGGCGGTTATCATTGCTCAGTATACCTTCAATAGATTATTAAATATAAAAATATCAACATTGGAATTCTTTACGGCTGTCAAGGCTCCATGGCTCGCAGCGGCAGTTAGTTTTCTGGTTTCATATTTCCTATTTAAGATTTTAAAAACCTATTATTTATTTAGCGCATTTGCGCTTTTTGTAAGCTATTGTTTTGTTATATGGCTGCTTCTAGGCGAGCAGCTTAGACGTCAGTATCAACAGTATCTTGATTCAAAAACTTAA
- a CDS encoding nitroreductase family protein: MMINKIKGKYNYLSKVFIRDTLPRFCYKSNFLSSLYYFLFDPSFAREHRATLTGKVKHIEEARKTKANYFLLVRNTHRIEKGLLMRPKRAVFGKDYLSETIDSFEGVWNEKEIVHNPQMKWFYDVLSEYFSGDPSDPFIASHHQRFLAKTQSQVHKNGFASDCSTKSVPYYRLDSERSSINFDEFYKLTKQRRSVRWFTDKPVARELIDKAILAANQSPSACNRQPFEFRIFDDPDLVEKVVKFPMGTKGYGHSIPVMIVLIGNLDAYFDERDRHVIYIDASLAAMSLMLALETMGLSSCAINWPDIEAREKMMEDFLKINKHQRPIMCLGLGYADQEGMVAFSEKRPLSQIRRYN, from the coding sequence ATGATGATTAATAAGATAAAGGGTAAATACAATTATCTATCAAAAGTGTTTATTAGGGATACGCTGCCTCGTTTCTGTTACAAGTCTAATTTTCTATCATCGCTATATTACTTTTTATTTGATCCATCGTTCGCCAGAGAACATCGAGCAACTCTTACAGGAAAGGTAAAACACATAGAAGAGGCCCGAAAAACCAAGGCAAACTATTTCCTGTTGGTCAGAAATACTCATCGTATTGAAAAAGGTCTTCTTATGCGCCCTAAACGGGCAGTATTTGGCAAGGACTATCTTTCTGAAACCATCGACAGCTTCGAGGGTGTATGGAATGAGAAGGAAATCGTACATAACCCGCAAATGAAGTGGTTTTACGATGTTCTGAGTGAATACTTCTCTGGTGATCCGTCCGACCCGTTTATTGCCAGCCATCACCAACGATTTCTTGCTAAAACGCAATCACAAGTTCATAAAAATGGCTTTGCAAGCGATTGCTCAACGAAGTCTGTTCCCTATTACCGTCTTGACTCCGAAAGGAGTAGCATTAATTTCGATGAATTCTACAAATTAACTAAGCAACGCAGATCCGTCAGATGGTTTACCGACAAACCCGTGGCGCGGGAATTAATTGACAAAGCAATTTTAGCGGCTAACCAATCTCCAAGCGCCTGCAACAGACAGCCATTTGAATTTCGTATCTTTGATGATCCCGATTTGGTAGAAAAGGTTGTCAAATTCCCCATGGGTACAAAGGGTTACGGTCATAGCATACCGGTGATGATTGTGCTGATAGGAAATCTGGACGCGTACTTTGATGAGAGAGATCGCCATGTTATTTATATAGATGCTTCCCTGGCAGCAATGTCTTTAATGTTAGCATTAGAAACTATGGGATTAAGTAGTTGCGCTATCAACTGGCCGGACATAGAAGCCAGAGAAAAAATGATGGAGGACTTTTTGAAAATTAATAAACATCAAAGACCAATTATGTGCCTGGGATTGGGATATGCTGATCAGGAAGGTATGGTGGCATTTTCAGAAAAAAGGCCATTAAGTCAAATAAGACGCTACAATTAA
- a CDS encoding polysaccharide pyruvyl transferase family protein — translation MIIELRGVEFVNKGAELMMKAIIAQIRERFPSAILVMEVNTRATSLQITENGMYHKINKRKFKIDLAKVGMLIPKFLRRKAGFVLPSEVNVVLDGSGFAFGDQWGPQYAEKRIGSSIEAWNSNGIKTILLPQAFGPFTDTKLKTVMSKIIKNATLVFARDSQSQTYLIDTCSSKNIHLAPDFTNLISGIVPKDFDSDKCQVAIIPNYKMIEKSVDQDTYFNFLFKTIDLIKANNLRPYFLIHEGQRDSEIAANVNAAYPGEKLEIVSYDDPLIIKGIISTAKFIVCSRFHGVVSALSQAVPCISTSWSHKYEMLARDYSFEESVIKDLRNYEMLASRIKDFSDSKINQELRARLKSASEAQKMKSKKMWDLVFETIKK, via the coding sequence ATGATTATTGAATTAAGGGGTGTCGAATTTGTGAATAAGGGCGCCGAATTAATGATGAAAGCGATCATTGCACAAATAAGAGAACGGTTTCCATCAGCAATACTCGTTATGGAAGTCAATACCCGAGCAACATCACTTCAGATTACTGAAAATGGGATGTATCATAAAATAAATAAAAGGAAATTCAAAATCGACTTGGCCAAAGTCGGAATGCTAATCCCAAAGTTTTTGCGCAGAAAAGCCGGATTTGTACTTCCTTCAGAAGTTAATGTTGTCCTGGATGGCTCGGGATTTGCATTTGGAGATCAATGGGGACCTCAATATGCTGAAAAACGTATCGGTTCTTCAATTGAAGCCTGGAACAGCAACGGAATCAAAACTATTCTTTTGCCTCAGGCTTTCGGCCCGTTTACCGACACAAAGCTCAAAACCGTGATGTCCAAGATTATAAAGAATGCAACACTGGTTTTCGCCAGGGATTCACAGTCTCAGACATACCTGATCGACACCTGTTCATCTAAAAACATTCATTTAGCACCTGACTTCACAAATCTTATTTCAGGAATTGTCCCAAAGGATTTTGACAGTGATAAATGTCAGGTAGCTATTATCCCCAACTATAAAATGATTGAAAAAAGTGTTGATCAGGACACCTATTTCAATTTCCTGTTCAAGACAATTGATTTAATAAAAGCCAACAATTTAAGACCCTATTTCTTAATTCACGAAGGACAACGAGATTCAGAAATTGCTGCGAATGTGAATGCAGCTTATCCGGGTGAAAAACTGGAAATAGTTTCTTATGATGATCCACTTATCATAAAAGGCATTATTTCAACTGCGAAATTCATAGTCTGCTCTCGTTTCCACGGTGTCGTCAGCGCACTTAGTCAGGCAGTTCCGTGCATTAGTACCAGCTGGTCCCATAAGTATGAAATGCTTGCCCGGGATTATTCTTTCGAAGAATCGGTTATCAAGGATTTGAGAAATTATGAAATGCTAGCCAGTCGGATAAAGGATTTTTCAGATTCGAAAATAAATCAAGAACTCCGTGCACGGCTAAAATCAGCCAGTGAAGCGCAAAAAATGAAGTCGAAAAAGATGTGGGACCTCGTCTTTGAGACAATAAAAAAATAG
- a CDS encoding glycosyltransferase family 2 protein — protein MISIVIPCYNCEHFLSRAIDSVLSQTYTYWELLLVNNNSKDSTQVIIDHYVQAYPEKIRALFEIKPGAPAARNRGLKEARGKWVQYLDADDELLPEKLDGQIAIAEAKRVDCVIGNCSVVGERNGKPYKTLRPINREDVWIALINSHLGITSANIWRTSLLQQLGGWNEELTSSQEYDLLFRLLKAGGKLSFDDSNRTIIYKADSGISLSKNSSKLVSIIDNRVKLRLQIREFLTSINELTKKRNKMILTYISRELLNNKLAVKDIPSLQKVEFLSSIPIDIFLQFHIEKTVKRALAKIRV, from the coding sequence ATGATATCAATAGTTATTCCTTGTTATAACTGTGAGCACTTTCTATCCAGAGCAATTGATAGTGTCTTGTCGCAGACATATACATATTGGGAACTATTGCTTGTTAACAACAATTCCAAGGATTCGACGCAGGTTATTATAGACCATTATGTGCAAGCTTATCCTGAAAAAATTCGCGCATTATTTGAGATAAAACCGGGAGCTCCTGCTGCTAGAAACAGGGGATTAAAAGAAGCGCGTGGCAAATGGGTACAATACCTCGATGCTGACGATGAACTGTTACCGGAGAAATTAGACGGGCAAATAGCAATTGCCGAAGCTAAACGGGTCGATTGCGTAATTGGAAATTGCTCAGTAGTCGGCGAACGAAATGGAAAGCCGTACAAAACTTTACGGCCAATAAACCGGGAAGATGTGTGGATTGCTTTGATTAATTCGCATCTCGGTATTACCAGTGCAAATATTTGGCGCACTTCACTTTTGCAACAGCTTGGTGGATGGAACGAAGAATTGACTTCTTCACAGGAGTATGATCTTTTGTTCAGGTTACTAAAAGCAGGTGGTAAGCTAAGCTTTGATGACAGCAACCGAACGATAATATACAAAGCGGATAGTGGTATTTCATTGAGCAAAAATTCCAGCAAGTTGGTATCGATCATTGATAACCGGGTAAAGCTCCGATTGCAAATCAGAGAATTCCTGACAAGTATTAATGAACTGACAAAAAAACGCAATAAAATGATTTTAACTTATATAAGCCGAGAGCTACTAAATAATAAGCTGGCTGTAAAGGATATCCCATCGTTGCAGAAAGTAGAATTCCTTTCCTCAATCCCCATAGACATCTTTTTGCAATTCCATATCGAAAAAACGGTAAAAAGAGCACTTGCGAAAATTAGAGTGTAA